A region of Dermochelys coriacea isolate rDerCor1 chromosome 1, rDerCor1.pri.v4, whole genome shotgun sequence DNA encodes the following proteins:
- the APOLD1 gene encoding apolipoprotein L domain-containing protein 1, translating to MERSAITFPTALDPTRHFQMLLLNQRSRLHGQIRKLREIARNINKLRRRSLIANITGSSLSAVGAITAIVGLSLSPATLGASLLASAVGLGVASAGGAVNVTSDLSLVLSNSRELRRVQEIAVNCQNQMREILSCLEFLHRGQGPMDPLLLQSEKNASISLYNSLCFMVFYGSRNFLVPEYTREVTKVSQAVLKAKIQKLAENLESCIRAMDEVCELLESRAELSSNTRNPSSSARITVKPQGTSS from the coding sequence ATGGAGAGAAGTGCTATAACCTTTCCTACAGCACTGGACCCTACACGCCACTTCCAAATGCTGCTGCTGAATCAGAGAAGCAGACTGCATGGCCAGATCAGGAAGCTTCGCGAGATTGCACGTAACATCAACAAGCTGCGCAGGCGATCCCTGATTGCAAACATCACTGGGAGTTCCCTGAGTGCAGTAGGAGCAATCACAGCCATCGTGGGGCTCTCCTTGAGCCCTGCCACTTTAGGAGCATCTCTCCTGGCTTCTGCTGTGGGGCTGGGCGTAGCCTCTGCCGGAGGGGCTGTCAATGTCACTTCCGATCTCTCCTTAGTGCTCTCTAACTCCAGGGAACTAAGAAGGGTGCAGGAGATTGCAGTGAACTGTCAGAACCAGATGAGGGAAATCCTGAGCTGCCTAGAATTCCTCCACCGTGGACAGGGCCCAATGGACCCCCTGTTGCTCCAGTCAGAGAAAAATGCTTCCATCTCGCTGTACAATTCCCTCTGCTTCATGGTATTCTATGGTTCGCGCAACTTTCTTGTGCCAGAGTACACGAGGGAGGTCACAAAGGTGAGCCAAGCTGTGCTAAAGGCAAAAATCCAGAAACTGGCTGAAAACCTTGAGTCCTGCATCAGAGCAATGGACGAAGTTTGTGAACTCTTAGAATCCAGAGCAGAACTTTCCTCCAACACAAGAAACCCCAGCTCAAGTGCCAGGATCACTGTCAAACCCCAGGGAACATCCAGCTGA